A genome region from Maylandia zebra isolate NMK-2024a linkage group LG6, Mzebra_GT3a, whole genome shotgun sequence includes the following:
- the hmox2a gene encoding heme oxygenase 2a, giving the protein MENEFPPEPNSAKKGRAMIALDDDNDDEVLSPTDLSELLAEGTKEAHDRAENCQFVKDFLRGRIKRELFKRGTAALYFVYSAMEEEIEKNKDHHHIAPIYFPVELHRREALAQDLEYFYGEDWENQISLSAGTKPYVDRIHEVGEKDPVLLVAHSYTRYMGDLSGGQILKKVAQRALKLPSTGEGLNFYQFEGIHSHKGFKQLYRSRMNELELDAETKDRIVEESNQAFGFNMMVFTELEELGKTIKEEVQDAGFGHSHAEMMEGGDINKCPYYAAKMAVSGNPTHACQLAMTLLRHPPCQVVLAAWMAALAGFTAWYFM; this is encoded by the exons ATGGAAAACGAATTCCCACCAGAGCCCAACAGTGCCAAAAAAGGAAGGGCAATGATTGCTTTGGACGATGACAATGATGATGAAGTTCTCAG TCCAACAGACCTGTCTGAGCTGTTGGCCGAGGGGACCAAGGAGGCCCACGACAGAGCAGAGAACTGCCAGTTTGTAAAAGATTTCCTCAGGGGACGCATTAAAAGAGAGCTGTTTAAG AGAGGCACAGCAGCTCTATATTTTGTCTACTCGGCTATGGAGGAGGAGATTGAGAAGAACAAAGACCATCATCATATCGCTCCAATCTATTTCCCCGTAGAGCTGCACCGGCGTGAGGCCCTGGCCCAGGACCTTGAGTATTTCTATGGAGAAGACTGGGAAAACCAG ATTAGCCTCTCTGCAGGCACCAAGCCTTATGTGGACCGCATCCATGAGGTGGGGGAGAAGGACCCAGTGTTGTTAGTGGCCCACTCCTACACCCGCTACATGGGTGATCTCTCAGGTGGACAGATCCTTAAGAAAGTGGCACAGAGGGCTTTAAAGCTCCCCTCAACAGGAGAAGGTCTCAATTTCTACCAGTTTGAGGGAATCCACAGTCACAAAGGCTTCAAGCAGCTTTACCGAAGCAGGATGAATGAGCTGGAACTGGACGCTGAGACCAAAGACAGGATTGTGGAAGAATCTAATCAGGCTTTTGGCTTCAACATGATG GTATTCACAGAACTTGAAGAGCTTGGAAAGACTATCAAAGAGGAGGTCCAAGATGCAGGGTTTGGACACAGTCATGCAGAGATGATGGAGGGTGGAGATATCAACAAGTGTCCATATTATGCAGCTAAAATGG CTGTTAGTGGAAATCCTACGCATGCGTGCCAGTTAGCCATGACACTTCTCAGACATCCGCCCTGCCAGGTGGTTCTGGCTGCCTGGATGGCCGCCCTGGCTGGGTTTACTGCCTGGTACTTTATGTGA
- the tmem186 gene encoding transmembrane protein 186 — protein MIRSLLRCRLTPHVLSFTRGSSLPAARTPSSLQPCSQSLRPIQQHLHGPVIPKITAFVKYSDVSTEKYTMIYTLPYIKLLRAVSRLKLLQTAITVVILPPVYVLYFQGAASTFLVSYTTGIALFAGAMLYTASYFFRRVVGMMYLDPSQTTLKVSHLTFWGKRHDMYLPVSDVMTIGDTGDSVNETILKFKRYSSQETLYFSTHFGRVVDEQAFKKVFGSLK, from the exons ATG ATCAGGTCACTTCTCCGGTGCAGATTAACTCCCCACGTCCTGTCCTTCACCAGAGGATCAAGTCTGCCCGCAGCTCGAACACCTTCCAGTTTGCAGCCTTGTTCACAAAGTCTCAGGCCAATTCAGCAACACCTACATGGACCTGTTATCCCCAAAATCACAGCCTTTGTTAAATACTCGGATGTGTCCACAGAGAAGTACACTATGATTTACACCCTGCCATACATTAAGCTCCTTAGAGCTGTGTCCAGGCTCAAACTCCTCCAAACTGCAATAACTGTGGTCATCTTGCCCCCGGTGTACGTCCTCTACTTTCAGGGAGCTGCCTCCACCTTTCTTGTCAGCTACACGACAGGGATAGCTCTGTTTGCTGGTGCTATGCTGTATACTGCCAGTTACTTCTTCAGAAGGGTGGTGGGAATGATGTATCTGGATCCGTCTCAGACCACCCTCAAAGTGTCCCACCTCACTTTCTGGGGAAAGCGCCACGATATGTACCTGCCGGTGTCAGATGTCATGACCATTGGAGACACAGGGGACTCCGTAAATGAGACCATACTGAAATTTAAGAGATACAGCAGTCAGGAGACTCTGTATTTCTCTACTCATTTTGGACGTGTGGTGGATGAACAGGCTTTTAAAAAGGTGTTTGGAAgtttaaaatga
- the gde1 gene encoding glycerophosphodiester phosphodiesterase 1 yields the protein MLQLGDEATLYSLIFVGILLGTRSPVWTVIITASLCLFLAMFRFPQVPSSRTQKVLHPVKGKAGTGKVSVIAHRGGGHDAPENTIASILEASKNGATGVELDLEFSADGVPILMHDETVDRTTSGSGFLSKMKMSELAKLDAAAKHRLRDKFAGEKIPTLEEAVEECIKLQLTIYFDVKGHPDEAAAALKELYKKYPVLYNSSIVCSFEPKVIYRMRQSDPDVVTALTHRPWSLSRFGDGAPRFSSLWKHHWMTVMDILLDWAHHNVLWKLCGVSAFLIQKNFVSQDYVQYWAQRGVEVVAWTVNTQVEKEYYQEVLKVNYITDSMVEDCDPHY from the exons ATGCTCCAGCTAGGAGATGAAGCCACGCTGTACTCCCTTATCTTCGTGGGGATCCTGCTGGGGACCCGAAGCCCGGTGTGGACAGTGATCATCACCgcctccctctgtctctttctaGCAATGTTCCGCTTCCCACAGGTACCGTCCAGCCGAACCCAGAAGGTACTCCACCCAGTCAAGGGCAAGGCGGGCACGGGCAAGGTGTCGGTGATCGCTCACCGGGGCGGCGGGCACGATGCACCGGAGAACACGATAGCATCTATCTTAGAG GCCAGTAAGAATGGGGCGACTGGTGTGGAATTGGACCTGGAGTTCTCAGCAGATGGCGTCCCAATACTGATGCATGATGAGACCGTGGACCGAACCACCAGTGGGTCAGGATTCCTCAGCAAGATGAAAATGTCAGAGCTGGCTAAACTGGATGCAGCTGCTAAACATCGACTCAG GGACAAGTTTGCAGGAGAGAAGATCCCCACCCTGGAGGAGGCAGTGGAGGAATGCATCAAACTGCAGCTAACCATCTACTTTGATGTCAAAGGTCATCCAGATGAG GCAGCCGCAGCTCTAAAGGAATTGTATAAGAAATATCCGGTCCTCTACAACAGCAGCATTGTCTGCTCCTTCGAGCCCAAAGTCATCTACAGG ATGAGACAGAGTGACCCAGATGTGGTCACGGCACTGACCCACCGGCCTTGGAGCCTGAGCCGGTTCGGGGACGGTGCCCCACGTTTTTCATCGCTGTGGAAACATCACTGGATGACTGTCATGGACATCTTGTTGGACTGGGCACACCATAATGTTTTGTGGAAGCTCTGTGGCGTTTCGGCGTTCCTGATACAGAAGAACTTTGTCTCACA GGACTATGTGCAGTACTGGGCCCAGAGGGGTGTCGAGGTTGTAGCCTGGACCGTCAACACACAAGTAGAGAAGGAGTATTACCAGGAGGTGCTAAAAGTCAACTACATCACAGACAGCATGGTGGAAGACTGTGACCCTCATTACTGA
- the mcrip2 gene encoding MAPK regulated corepressor interacting protein 2 produces the protein MMYTITRGPSKLVTQRRTGNTQQVESKFGDLKLKPTSWITSNSPPPKIVFNRLNGKRYHSAAAQKSESPVEGFTPAHEENVRFVYEVWQEVEQKLEDGGRGELAGSQGPVQYSEKTPSAAMKNFVPIDLEEWWAQRFLANIANLS, from the exons ATGATGTACACAATCACCAGAGGTCCCAGCAAACTCGTTACACAACGGAGGACAG GTAACACTCAGCAGGTCGAGAGCAAGTTCGGCGACTTGAAACTGAAGCCGACGTCCTGGATCACGTCAAA CTCTCCTCCTCCAAAGATCGTGTTCAATCGCCTCAACGGGAAACGGTACCACAGTGCGGCCGCACAGAAGTCTGAAAGCCCAGTGGAGGGATTCACTCCTGCACACGAGGAGAATGTCCGATTTGTATACGAAG TGTGGcaggaggtggagcagaagctggaggacgGCGGCAGAGGGGAGCTGGCTGGCAGCCAAGGGCCCGTTCAGTACTCCGAGAAGACCCCGAGTGCTGCGATGAAGA ACTTTGTGCCCATAGACCTGGAGGAGTGGTGGGCTCAGCGCTTCCTTGCCAACATTGCCAACCTCTCATGA